The sequence CAGTAACAATAGTAATACTATTGCGGAAATGACGCCAGAGTTCCGTGAACGTGACGGATTTACATTTATGTGGTCTATACCGCCACCTACTGTACAGGAGTGTGCAAAACTGACTTTGCAGGCTTTGTCTTCAGTTTAAAGTACTGAGGCAGGAGAAAGAAAGGAGAAGGCAGATGAGAATTGATTAGGCCAAGGAGGAGGAAATGACTTAAGACTAACTCAACAAAATTAGAAgttaacattttattattattatcaagcTTTAGAAAACTTTCACAGCTTCAGGTCTTCAGGCACAAGCCAGAATTATAGACAAATGTTGGCCCGTTCACATCAATGGGGAGGAGAGGAAAACATGAGAAGCAACAACTTGGAAAGTGAACAGATACTTCTCAAACATTCATATGCAGAAATATTACACTAATTTGATTTGcatatatagttttttttttcttttctttcctccaacCAAGCACAGCATTTCTGAATGATGAGCGCTGAATGTCATGCAATACAAATTTACAATATAAAgttaaaaatgtaacattgTTCAGATCGAACTTGTGTCCAACGGGACATCTTCACGAtataacacaaaagaaaaaaaaaattagaggTATTATATTGATAAGAGTGACAATCAACAGTTAACCTCTTAAGTGCTCTTTTTCCCCAAAGACCCAAAAGGTCCAGTTTGCAGTTACTAAGAATTcattaaatgtaaacaatgcaAGAGGTAAACCCTTCCATTAAACAAGTACattgaaaaactttttttttttttacatattttaatgACAAGGAtttggcactttttttttgcaaaaaatgtaaaatgtcaaatgttttgcagtgtttttttctgctttttttaaaaagtagtaTCAGATATGATCAGATATattaaaggagaaaagaaaaatcttacATTGGACAAGCCGTGTACCTTCACAATTTGTAAAATACAGAGGAACTTACAAAGCTCAGCTGTTTTtcttagggggggggggggtgcccTCTAGTGTGTTTTGAGTCATGGAAAGAAGTCAACCTTTGAGTCATGGCACCACTGTAATTTGAGCAAACACCACTTGGTGAAAATAGTGCCGTGCACCTTCCTGCCCTCCCTCCAATAAATGTGTCAGGCACTTCCAATGAGTcgttttactttttattttgcagttaACTTGCAGGACAGTTaagaatgttaaaatgttacttAAAACATTAACTGtgcggttaaaaaaaaaaaaaaaaaggaggggtgGGAATTATGGAGAGAAGGAACTAATTCACTATATCCTATGTGATAGATATGTGACAAAGGTGGACTGTGTTCCACTTTGGAGGCCCCATTGATTTCCGAGAAAGAATACGACCTACAAAAGCCAGTCTCGAACAGTTCTGCCCTTCAGTTGACTTGGtctttaaaagacaaacaaatgctGCATGTGTACAAACTTCAAATAAATTCGTGGCTTTTGCATTTCTTCCTTGGCTCATGCTGTACAGGAAAGCTGTGACGTCTAAGCAGCTTACAGAAGCCAGCAGTTGGCCGAATCGGAAGAGTTCAAATTTCGGAAAAAAGTGGAAACGTTGATATTCATGCAATCTTCAGGGTGCTACCGTAGGTTTGCTGCACAACCACCTGCACATTGTCCACAATGAAGTCAAAGGCCATACTCCACACAGACTCCAGCGACTGCTGCATGATCCTGCGCACACAACACGGTCACCGGATTTGTTTTCAGATAACACTAGGAGCAATGAACGACTTCATTAGTCGTCAAACTTGCCTCTTCATGTATTTTATGATCAGATCCAGCTTCTCCAGATCCTTGTCTTCTATTAGATCAGTGCAATATTTCACCACCTGCAGAATGTCCTCTTCCATGGGGTCTGACACAAAGTTACAAGTCAATACAATCCTTTCACAATGACTCATTTGTCACTcaaaaaaatggactgatgctaGATGTCAGGAAATCTCGCATCAAGATGATTCAGATTGTGCaacctttttttaacaatattgCAGAGTCACATGTATACCTGTCATGGTGGTCACCCATTCCCGTAAGAGTGTCTTAATATCCGGTAGCTCAGAAGCTCCGGCCAATGCTGGAGGAGGGCGAAGGATGCATTTTGGCAAGGGCTCTTCGAGGTCCTGCTTTGAGGAGGATGTGGATGGACCATTTTCACCCTGTGCAAGCAAAAGTGAAGTACAGCTATGTTAGAAATGTTCCACttccacaaaaaaatcattgcaaaTCTACCTTGAATACATTCATAGGCTCTTTTAGTTTAGTAAAAGGTGCTGCTTTGGCAGGGCTGTTCATTAAGCGGGGCTTCTTTTGAGGCGATGGGCCCTTTTTGGCAGGGCTTACTGCGTTCTTCCTCTTGTATCGCCGCTTCACTCGTCCGATGCCGACTCCTACAGACTGCTTCAGCTGCAAAAGGGCATTCTTCTGCTCCACTGCGGGGAAATAAGAATGAGAAACAGAgtgaggtggaaaaaaaacaacaaccaacaACTGTGCTGCAAATAGAATTAGAACACTTCAAAGGCGTACATATTTTTGTCTGAGGCTGGTTATTAGTAGCTCGGTTGTAGGCAGACTTAAGTTCCTCCTGGAGCTCTTTGGGGAGAGCGGCGAAAACTTCTGGGTCAACCTGCAATCACACATTAGagaagaaatatatatattttaaatagatGTCTTCTAATGAGTAAAGAATATTGTCACCTCCTTAAAATAATGTCTTATGTCAATCTTTGTCATCGGTGCAAATGATTGGAGTACATAAACAAAGTGGTTGGTttcccatctttttttttttttttttttttttaagatgacaCTGATCAGCTACAAATGTCCACATACCTGGGAGTAGTTAGGCAGCTCCAAAACAATTCCAGGACTGCCCGGCTGGTTTGGAATCTGCAGTAGAAGCGCTCCAGGCGGTGCAGGGTGGTTGTTCAGTGCAGGAGGAGAACAAGTGGAGGAGACCGGCCGTGACTTGGGACTCAAAGGTTGTGGACGGGCAGGATGGCagtggtttttttgtttgccttcTCTGCAAGTCCACGACTGTTCCACTTGTAATCTCAGCTCTGCGGGCAGGGCTTCCAACACGGATAGATCCACCTTGGACATCATATAAacaatgtttgtgtgcgcgtgtaggAAAAAGCACACGGTGAAACCGAGTGCCTACCTGTGAAGGTGACGGGATTTCGATACTGACGTCGAGACGCGTTCTGGGGTGTTTGGGCGTTTGTCTGCATGCTTCATGTTCCTTGCTAGTTCCTGGAACTGTCGCATTAGGAGACTGAGGATGCTCAACGGTTCCAGGTACTACAGGTCGGGAAGGGGGCTGATCTTTGTCGTCCCCAGCATCTGTGACGTACATATGACTCTTTCTAAAGTTTGTAAATACTATACATCAACTGAAGCAGCGTCAACGAAAGAGGCTGACCTTTGCTGGTGGACGCATGGCCGAGCAACATTTCTTTGATGGACCGTGTCCGAAGCCCATTGACATTGTTGTGAGCGGAGTGACTTCCCTCGAGAAGTTGGACCTGGATGCCGAGGCCTCGGAGGTCCTGCGCTGGCAACTTCATAGTGTGGAACATCTTGATGACCGTAGCTGCAATCAGCTGGCCACTGGCCGTGGACTGTGCTAGCATCACTGTCCTAAACAAAAGACGAGAAGAGATGAACACAAGAAAACGTAATGTCGAATCGTTTGAAATGCAGCATGTAGGCAACCCCCCTCTTACTTGGCAAAGTTGTCGCAGATGCCATGGCCGCCGTATTTCGCCGTCTCCTGGGGTGCGCCCTCTTTGCGGACCATGACTTTGAGCGTCACTCTGCGACCTTGCAGCCCGGCTTCTTGTAGGCGTCGCTCCACCTCCATGGACAGGCTGGATAGGAACGACTCCGCCTCATCAACCTGTAAGAGCAATAAGTAAAAATACATGAGACATTTGCACACCGCTGCAAAATACAATCACTATAATGCACATAATGTTACAGGAAACATGTCATTAAAAATGGTTATGGTTTGTATAAAAACACAGTAGGACCTTTACGGACGGAATGCACAGTTTTCGGAGACATGAGCCGACACGCGAccgatttttttgctttgtgttgcaAACTAAAATTTGACATTCAAGGCAAGCTATGGTGTGTGTAAAGGATGCTATAATTTTTCAGAACTGGGTCATTCCGACAGAAGCATGTCACAGGATGCTGGTTGAGACACGTGGGAATTATtataatatgaaaaaaaaaaaaaacgcaaaacACATCTCCTTTGAATACATTGCATTGGCTCTCACTGAAACCAACTAAAGAGTCCAGTGAGTGTCGCTTTTACCTTTTTAAAACGTATATTGTAGTTCATCTCTGCCGACACGGACTTCCTCTCCTTCTCGTAGCGGACGGGTCGGTCATCGAGACCCCTGCAGAAACGGAACAGCGTCTGTCCCGATCGAGGTCCAAACTTCTTCTGCAGCTGAGTCAGAGAAACGTTCCGGAGGTCTCCGCATGACTTGACCCCAATAGCTGCCAGCTTTCTGCCCATAACAGGCCCCAcacctgggaaaaaaaaaaaaaggcaaatataAAATCTCAAGAACACTGAGTGGAACCTATAATTCTAATACTCACCTGGTAAACTGGTCACTAGTAGGTCCCGGATAAAATCATCCACATGCTCTGACTTTAAGAAATACTGCCCGTCGGGCTTGGCTTTGCGCGTGGAAAGCCTAGCCAACAAGATATTGGACCCTAAATAAGATGATAAGTAAGAGTGAATTGGAAATGCTTGCTTCAACTGATCCGAAAGGCACACTCACCCATGCCAATTGAAGCGCAGCATCCCGTTTTCTCCTTGATGTCTGCTCTGATGGCTTCGGCCAGATCCTCTGGGTCGACCCCCGACTCGGCCATGAGAGCAGAGGCGTCCAGTAGGACTTCGTCACAGCTTAGGGCTTCGATGTCATGGGTGTAACTGcaaccaacaaaaacaatctccAAATCATATCAAATCTCCATCTTGGACGGACActacaataaaacaatgacCAATATTTGTGTCCAGTTTCTGACATGATTTCACCAAATTAGTAACCGAATCATAATCAACTCAGGTGGCCAAGGCATGCACAGCAGAAGGAGCTACACAACCACAATGAATCatttattgtatgtttttagaaGGTACAAAAATCAAGGCGTTTCCATTCATTCCACTGGGGAAGATTCTTTGAGATATAAATACGAACATGGTCTGGGTAGGAATTCAATGTATATTTCAAAGCACCACTGTACTTTTCAAATGAGCGCCTGAATCGAGCAGCATTTCCTCTTACCTGGCCAAAGTCTCGTACATGGTGAGGGCCACCTCTTTATAGGCGTCAAAGTCGTACGGGACAGACTGCAGGCTGGGGCACAGCTGTTTGGCTTTTCCAAAAAACATCCCGTTCTTCacacctgcctgcctgcgagTGAACGCCGACGCAGCAGCGAGTCAGTCGGTGAATGTTATTCAGAAGATGTAACGTGCCATGTCTCACCTTGCAGCATAGCTACAGGATGCAATCTCCGCCATAGAAAGAGCAGCGTCCTGGTCCACTCCGTTAGCATGGACCTCTGTACACTCTTGAGGAGCATCATCATGTAGATCGTCAAACTCTTTCCCTGTGAGGCAAAGCAACGTGTGTCATTTCTAATATGAAGCACACCTTCCATTGGACAATTTCAACATGTATGATCGTTCACACCAGGTGGAGCCAGAGTGTGTTTCCTCTGGTAGTACTGCTGCTCCAGCTGTGGGTTGGCCCCTGGTCTTAAAGGCACTCGCATATGCCCACGGTTACTAGTCACAGCTACGGGCTTACCTGtgagagggaagaaaaaaaaaaactgaaattctaatattttgataaCTTTATTCAGCTACCACAAAGTCCAATTCCACTACAGCCCTATTCCAATGCATGGCACATAACAGCTTGATACATTTCAATGACTGAGGTTGAAATCATTTTCTTGCACTGAGTccttgaagcttttttttcttttctttacatgtcgttcgttttttttttgttttttaaatgctcttaaatattttacttttgcGTATGCTTGCGTATGAAATGTGCTAcgtatataaataaagctgcTTTGCCTCTACTCGCTATTGAGACAATTTCCATCCGAAAAAGCAGGCACTACACTAttcaaatattatatatacgtatacatatataatgtGCTAAAAAGTTGagtcaaaatacatttacgAGTGACattgttaatatttttttctctaattAACAGCGGACCCTGACCTTTTTAGTATCACAGATTGGGTTGATGTAGAAGCGTATTTACACAGACTGGTACAGAAACAGATGAACACAAAACGTATGCATTATGTCGTATTGTAACGTGGGGCGGCGAGCAATTATTTTAGACAAACCTCACCCTTGAGTTCAGGTCGATGTCGGATCCcaacagacacaaagaaacaatCCATGTCCACATGGAGGATGCAAGATTTAACTGCagagtgtgtctgtgtatctgtcaaatgaaaacaaaaatcaggaaagttttttttacaaacttaCTGTACACATTTATCGCTTTTTTTCTACCTGGGCTTCCAAAAGTACGTTGCTCCACCAATTTCCGAAGTCGCTCTTTGCCCGGAAAGGAGGCTCCGCCCGACGCCTTCCGCTTGTTGTGCAGTTCGTTGACGTACTCGGAGAAGCCCGTCCTCCATGTGGAGATCTGGTGTAAACGCGAGTGAGCGTAATACTCTGAGATCAGGCCGCCCGTCTGCGCCGACAGCTGAGCCGCAGTGGCCGCCTCGTTGGGAGATCCAGACGCCGCCGTGCTGGGGTGAGGTCGGTCGGTTGAGTTGCTTTCCAAGGCAGGGTGGAATGAGAAGGCATTTTGGTGACTTCCGTTCAGACGCACGGGAATGTGTGGATGAGATGTTGGCAAATGAGGAATTTTCTCAGGACTTGAGTCAACTTGACACGATGTCTGTTGTGATGAATCGAGCGCATCTTTCGAACACGATTCCTCAAAACAAACGGGCGACAGGTCGGGCTGTTTTGGAGGACTGCTGGGGAACTCATACGGGTCTAGTTTGTTCAAGGAAGCGTCTTTATGTTCGGGGCTCACCATTCTGCATTTACTCAGGTCCttggaaacaaaatgtttgtctgtAAAAAGGTCCTTTGATTTTAAGGCACCATTAAAAAGATGAGCATGGCCATTGGTGAGGGGCGAGGGGGCGTTGATGCACTCGGGTGTCAAGTCTGAGGTCTGCAAGGATCCATTCCTGCAAGTTGATAACAAACtgaatgagaaaagaaaaaaaaaaaaaaggaagcaaatTTAACAGTTCACTTGGAAAGTGAACACACTGAACTCCCCAGTATGTCTTTATGAATAATATATTGCTTTGTACATTAGCGgcaaagtcacacacacacacacacacacacaaaaaaaaaaaacattggcatAAACAGACATACTCACACTCTTATTTCCACTTCCTTGTGACTCCTCTGATGCGTACTGCAGAAAGCTTGAGGTTCATGTCGGTCTGCACTCTGTGGCT comes from Syngnathus acus chromosome 21, fSynAcu1.2, whole genome shotgun sequence and encodes:
- the rev1 gene encoding DNA repair protein REV1 isoform X2, with the protein product MSRDVWTKKKANASDDNGWAERGGYMAAKVSKLEEQFKSDAPKEKQRDSSSNIFSGVAIYVNGYTEPSADELRRLMMLHGGQFHVYYSRSKTTHIIANNLPNNKIQELKGEKVIKPGWITDSIKAGHRLPYLHYQLYAKHKGPLFPALKQHQTSDSAGPSHSHHSVPKQDSSNSISPSHKQDFHQKSLSPNPHLITSAFSHTDPEHSHFSVEPRHRSSSDSHHPLFKSSPLKRPQSGVFSPHTLQPQSADRHEPQAFCSTHQRSHKEVEIRVNGSLQTSDLTPECINAPSPLTNGHAHLFNGALKSKDLFTDKHFVSKDLSKCRMVSPEHKDASLNKLDPYEFPSSPPKQPDLSPVCFEESCSKDALDSSQQTSCQVDSSPEKIPHLPTSHPHIPVRLNGSHQNAFSFHPALESNSTDRPHPSTAASGSPNEAATAAQLSAQTGGLISEYYAHSRLHQISTWRTGFSEYVNELHNKRKASGGASFPGKERLRKLVEQRTFGSPDTQTHSAVKSCILHVDMDCFFVSVGIRHRPELKGKPVAVTSNRGHMRVPLRPGANPQLEQQYYQRKHTLAPPGKEFDDLHDDAPQECTEVHANGVDQDAALSMAEIASCSYAARQAGVKNGMFFGKAKQLCPSLQSVPYDFDAYKEVALTMYETLASYTHDIEALSCDEVLLDASALMAESGVDPEDLAEAIRADIKEKTGCCASIGMGSNILLARLSTRKAKPDGQYFLKSEHVDDFIRDLLVTSLPGVGPVMGRKLAAIGVKSCGDLRNVSLTQLQKKFGPRSGQTLFRFCRGLDDRPVRYEKERKSVSAEMNYNIRFKKVDEAESFLSSLSMEVERRLQEAGLQGRRVTLKVMVRKEGAPQETAKYGGHGICDNFAKTVMLAQSTASGQLIAATVIKMFHTMKLPAQDLRGLGIQVQLLEGSHSAHNNVNGLRTRSIKEMLLGHASTSKDAGDDKDQPPSRPVVPGTVEHPQSPNATVPGTSKEHEACRQTPKHPRTRLDVSIEIPSPSQVDLSVLEALPAELRLQVEQSWTCREGKQKNHCHPARPQPLSPKSRPVSSTCSPPALNNHPAPPGALLLQIPNQPGSPGIVLELPNYSQVDPEVFAALPKELQEELKSAYNRATNNQPQTKILEQKNALLQLKQSVGVGIGRVKRRYKRKNAVSPAKKGPSPQKKPRLMNSPAKAAPFTKLKEPMNVFKGENGPSTSSSKQDLEEPLPKCILRPPPALAGASELPDIKTLLREWVTTMTDPMEEDILQVVKYCTDLIEDKDLEKLDLIIKYMKRIMQQSLESVWSMAFDFIVDNVQVVVQQTYGSTLKIA
- the rev1 gene encoding DNA repair protein REV1 isoform X1 encodes the protein MSRDVWTKKKANASDDNGWAERGGYMAAKVSKLEEQFKSDAPKEKQRDSSSNIFSGVAIYVNGYTEPSADELRRLMMLHGGQFHVYYSRSKTTHIIANNLPNNKIQELKGEKVIKPGWITDSIKAGHRLPYLHYQLYAKHKGPLFPALKQHQTSDSAGPSHSHHSVPKQDSSNSISPSHKQDFHQKSLSPNPHLITSAFSHTDPEHSHFSVEPRHRSSSDSHHPLFKSSPLKRPQSGVFSPHTLQPQSADRHEPQAFCSTHQRSHKEVEIRVLLSTCRNGSLQTSDLTPECINAPSPLTNGHAHLFNGALKSKDLFTDKHFVSKDLSKCRMVSPEHKDASLNKLDPYEFPSSPPKQPDLSPVCFEESCSKDALDSSQQTSCQVDSSPEKIPHLPTSHPHIPVRLNGSHQNAFSFHPALESNSTDRPHPSTAASGSPNEAATAAQLSAQTGGLISEYYAHSRLHQISTWRTGFSEYVNELHNKRKASGGASFPGKERLRKLVEQRTFGSPDTQTHSAVKSCILHVDMDCFFVSVGIRHRPELKGKPVAVTSNRGHMRVPLRPGANPQLEQQYYQRKHTLAPPGKEFDDLHDDAPQECTEVHANGVDQDAALSMAEIASCSYAARQAGVKNGMFFGKAKQLCPSLQSVPYDFDAYKEVALTMYETLASYTHDIEALSCDEVLLDASALMAESGVDPEDLAEAIRADIKEKTGCCASIGMGSNILLARLSTRKAKPDGQYFLKSEHVDDFIRDLLVTSLPGVGPVMGRKLAAIGVKSCGDLRNVSLTQLQKKFGPRSGQTLFRFCRGLDDRPVRYEKERKSVSAEMNYNIRFKKVDEAESFLSSLSMEVERRLQEAGLQGRRVTLKVMVRKEGAPQETAKYGGHGICDNFAKTVMLAQSTASGQLIAATVIKMFHTMKLPAQDLRGLGIQVQLLEGSHSAHNNVNGLRTRSIKEMLLGHASTSKDAGDDKDQPPSRPVVPGTVEHPQSPNATVPGTSKEHEACRQTPKHPRTRLDVSIEIPSPSQVDLSVLEALPAELRLQVEQSWTCREGKQKNHCHPARPQPLSPKSRPVSSTCSPPALNNHPAPPGALLLQIPNQPGSPGIVLELPNYSQVDPEVFAALPKELQEELKSAYNRATNNQPQTKILEQKNALLQLKQSVGVGIGRVKRRYKRKNAVSPAKKGPSPQKKPRLMNSPAKAAPFTKLKEPMNVFKGENGPSTSSSKQDLEEPLPKCILRPPPALAGASELPDIKTLLREWVTTMTDPMEEDILQVVKYCTDLIEDKDLEKLDLIIKYMKRIMQQSLESVWSMAFDFIVDNVQVVVQQTYGSTLKIA